One Actinosynnema pretiosum DNA segment encodes these proteins:
- a CDS encoding alcohol dehydrogenase catalytic domain-containing protein: MSGGTTGRGAPGVGSPGATARGSAGARGVSGAAGRVVELAEAGPVLVTGDAGAGGGALVDVELMGVCRSDLKEVAGTRGGPGQFGHELVGRVVDSDVPGLAVGARVCLDPNRPVARGSGFADLVRVRGDAGEVRLALPVVPEGVPAERLVFAEPAACAAHCLGAVRRHLGTEVAGRSVHVLGAGIAGVLIAALAERAGARVALRNRSADRVDFLRERGVLPSAAGGAGDRERPDAVVVAASFVVDELLVQALDLVRPGGLVLLYGGTRAGQRLAGLDVDLDAVRRGELRVEAGWRGSPVVLGGSYGTAPRDFATAIEAVADERLGVERLVTRVVRLAELPDVLRELVSGRQLGKVVVRR; the protein is encoded by the coding sequence GTGAGCGGTGGGACGACGGGCCGGGGCGCGCCGGGGGTCGGCTCCCCCGGCGCGACCGCGCGCGGTTCCGCAGGCGCGCGAGGGGTTTCCGGCGCGGCCGGGCGGGTGGTCGAGCTGGCCGAGGCGGGTCCGGTGCTGGTCACCGGGGACGCCGGGGCAGGCGGGGGCGCGCTGGTCGACGTGGAGCTGATGGGGGTGTGCCGGTCGGACCTGAAGGAGGTCGCGGGCACCAGGGGCGGGCCGGGGCAGTTCGGGCACGAGCTGGTCGGGCGGGTCGTGGACAGCGACGTGCCGGGGCTGGCGGTCGGGGCGCGGGTGTGCCTGGACCCGAACCGGCCGGTGGCGCGGGGCAGCGGGTTCGCCGACCTGGTGCGGGTGCGCGGGGACGCCGGGGAGGTGCGGCTCGCGCTCCCCGTTGTGCCGGAAGGGGTTCCGGCGGAGCGGCTGGTGTTCGCGGAACCGGCGGCGTGCGCGGCGCACTGCCTGGGCGCGGTGCGGCGGCACCTGGGGACCGAGGTCGCGGGCCGGTCGGTGCACGTGCTCGGGGCCGGGATCGCCGGGGTGCTGATCGCGGCGCTCGCCGAGCGGGCCGGGGCGCGGGTGGCGCTGCGGAACCGGTCGGCGGACCGGGTGGACTTCCTGCGGGAGCGGGGTGTGCTGCCGTCCGCCGCGGGTGGTGCGGGTGATCGGGAGCGGCCGGACGCGGTCGTGGTCGCGGCGAGCTTCGTGGTGGACGAGCTGCTGGTTCAGGCGCTGGACCTGGTGCGGCCCGGCGGGCTGGTGCTGCTGTACGGCGGCACCCGCGCCGGTCAGCGGCTGGCCGGGCTGGACGTGGACCTGGACGCGGTGCGGCGCGGTGAGCTGCGGGTCGAGGCGGGGTGGCGGGGCTCCCCCGTGGTGCTGGGCGGCAGCTACGGCACCGCGCCGCGGGACTTCGCCACCGCGATCGAGGCCGTCGCCGACGAGCGGCTGGGCGTGGAGCGGCTGGTGACGCGGGTGGTGCGCCTGGCCGAGCTGCCGGACGTGCTGCGGGAGCTGGTGTCGGGTCGGCAGCTCGGCAAGGTCGTGGTCCGCCGGTAG
- a CDS encoding phage holin family protein: MEQVTAAADRADPSTGELVGRLSEQVSRLAREEIRLAVLEVQEKGKKAGRGAGLLGGAGVLAWFGVMALVAALILALAQVMPAWGAALVVAGGVFVVAGALALIGRGQLRRAAPPIPEQAVAGVKRDLAAVSERAHR; the protein is encoded by the coding sequence ATGGAGCAGGTCACCGCCGCCGCCGACCGGGCGGACCCGTCCACGGGGGAGCTGGTCGGCAGGTTGAGCGAGCAGGTGAGCAGGCTCGCCCGCGAGGAGATCCGGCTCGCGGTGCTGGAGGTGCAGGAGAAGGGCAAGAAGGCCGGGCGCGGCGCCGGGCTGCTGGGCGGGGCCGGGGTGCTGGCCTGGTTCGGCGTGATGGCGCTGGTCGCCGCGCTGATCCTGGCGCTGGCGCAGGTCATGCCCGCCTGGGGCGCCGCCCTGGTGGTGGCGGGCGGGGTGTTCGTGGTGGCCGGGGCGCTGGCGCTGATCGGGCGCGGGCAGCTGCGGCGGGCCGCGCCGCCGATCCCCGAGCAGGCCGTGGCCGGGGTCAAGCGCGACCTGGCCGCCGTGAGCGAGCGGGCGCACCGGTGA
- a CDS encoding YihY/virulence factor BrkB family protein, translating to MAQSPAAPTELPKRSWWAVLKRTATEFTEDGLMDRAAALTYYAVLSLFPGVLLLTGLLGILGPDAKQTLVDSLSALGPGPARDILVQALDSLRPSVAGPVAIFGLATALWSASGYVGAFMRAANAIYEVDEGRPLWKLLPLRVLLTLGVVVLLALVAAGTALTGDVAVWVGDLVGLGREAVAVWDLAKWPVLLLLASAAIGLLYWASPNVRQPSWLWITPGGLLAVLLWVIASFGFGFYATHAGSYDKTYGPLAGVVVFLVWLWISNIALLLGAELDAELERGRRMEAGQAEDHEPVAPPRDTRAM from the coding sequence ATGGCCCAATCACCCGCCGCGCCCACCGAGCTGCCCAAGCGGTCCTGGTGGGCCGTCCTCAAGCGCACCGCAACGGAGTTCACCGAGGACGGCCTGATGGACCGCGCCGCCGCGCTGACCTACTACGCCGTGCTGTCGCTGTTCCCCGGAGTGCTGCTGCTCACCGGTCTGCTGGGGATCCTCGGCCCGGACGCCAAGCAGACCCTCGTGGACAGCCTGTCCGCGCTCGGCCCCGGCCCGGCGCGCGACATCCTCGTCCAGGCTCTGGACAGCCTGCGCCCGTCCGTCGCCGGACCCGTCGCGATCTTCGGCCTGGCCACCGCGCTGTGGTCGGCCTCCGGCTACGTCGGCGCGTTCATGCGCGCGGCGAACGCCATCTACGAGGTGGACGAGGGCCGCCCGCTGTGGAAGCTCCTGCCGCTGCGCGTCCTGCTGACCCTCGGGGTCGTGGTGCTGCTCGCGCTGGTCGCGGCGGGCACGGCCCTCACCGGCGACGTCGCGGTGTGGGTGGGGGACCTGGTGGGGCTGGGCCGCGAGGCCGTCGCGGTGTGGGACCTGGCGAAGTGGCCGGTGCTGCTCCTGCTGGCCAGCGCCGCGATCGGGCTGCTGTACTGGGCCTCGCCGAACGTGCGCCAGCCGAGCTGGCTGTGGATCACGCCCGGCGGGCTGCTCGCGGTGCTGCTGTGGGTGATCGCCTCGTTCGGCTTCGGCTTCTACGCCACCCACGCGGGCTCGTACGACAAGACCTACGGGCCGCTCGCGGGCGTGGTGGTGTTCCTGGTGTGGCTGTGGATCTCCAACATCGCGCTGCTGCTCGGCGCGGAGCTGGACGCCGAGCTGGAGCGCGGGCGCCGCATGGAGGCGGGGCAGGCCGAGGACCACGAGCCGGTCGCCCCGCCCCGCGACACCAGGGCCATGTGA
- a CDS encoding DUF3618 domain-containing protein, producing MTGPGGIPENRRELELDIELTRRELGDTVEALVHKVDVPARAREAAEDVKARASDVVDEVKGKVAEVAGEAKVKAEELADGAAAVAGQARVRAEELAGEAKVKAAEVAERAAEKVGAVAGDAKVKVGAVADEAKVKAAEVADRAAVVADQARGRASHAVEQLPPPARRALREHPAAVVAGVVAVGLLVWRLARRGR from the coding sequence GTGACCGGGCCCGGAGGCATCCCGGAGAACCGGCGGGAGCTGGAGCTCGACATCGAGCTGACCCGGCGGGAGCTGGGCGACACGGTCGAGGCCCTGGTGCACAAGGTGGACGTGCCCGCGCGGGCGCGGGAGGCGGCCGAGGACGTGAAGGCGCGGGCGTCGGACGTGGTGGACGAGGTCAAGGGGAAGGTGGCAGAGGTGGCTGGTGAGGCGAAGGTGAAGGCGGAGGAGCTCGCCGACGGGGCCGCCGCGGTGGCCGGTCAGGCGCGGGTGCGGGCGGAGGAGCTGGCCGGGGAGGCCAAGGTCAAGGCCGCCGAGGTCGCGGAGAGGGCGGCGGAGAAGGTCGGCGCGGTCGCGGGCGACGCCAAGGTGAAGGTCGGCGCGGTCGCGGACGAGGCGAAGGTCAAGGCGGCGGAGGTCGCGGACCGGGCCGCGGTCGTGGCCGACCAGGCGCGGGGCCGGGCCTCGCACGCGGTCGAGCAGCTGCCGCCGCCCGCGCGCCGGGCCCTCAGGGAGCACCCGGCCGCGGTGGTCGCGGGCGTGG
- a CDS encoding SDR family oxidoreductase — protein MGVLVIGSGYLGGAVAGRLRAGGVDAVVCSRRRPGARAAGGAPWRELDVRDGRACRELVAELAPEGVVVVHGPSDITWCEANPALAREAHVGGARNIADAVEGRHVVLISTDNVFDGTRASSGESDPVSPANAYGAAKLAAERTFLERGSALALRVSLVHGWDPDGLRPNFATTCLRALRDGRELDVPEDHWNTPVHVDDVSAWVVALLGTRRTGVLHLGGPDRLSRLEWARRIATAQGLDAGLLRPVRRADSAYACRPENACLHSERAALLPELAGLAPEGVDVSARRLPREG, from the coding sequence ATGGGGGTGCTGGTCATCGGGAGCGGGTACCTGGGTGGTGCGGTCGCTGGGCGGCTGCGGGCTGGTGGTGTTGACGCTGTGGTGTGCTCGCGGCGGCGGCCTGGGGCGAGGGCTGCTGGTGGGGCGCCTTGGCGGGAGTTGGACGTTCGGGATGGGCGGGCCTGTCGGGAGCTCGTGGCGGAGCTCGCGCCTGAGGGTGTTGTGGTGGTGCACGGGCCGTCCGACATCACCTGGTGCGAGGCGAATCCCGCGCTCGCCCGCGAGGCTCACGTCGGTGGGGCTCGGAACATCGCCGACGCCGTCGAGGGGCGGCACGTGGTGTTGATATCCACCGACAACGTGTTCGACGGGACCCGTGCCAGCAGTGGGGAATCCGACCCGGTCTCGCCCGCGAACGCCTACGGCGCGGCGAAGCTCGCCGCTGAGCGGACGTTCCTGGAGCGGGGCAGCGCGTTGGCCCTCCGGGTCAGCCTGGTGCACGGGTGGGACCCGGACGGGTTGCGGCCGAACTTCGCCACCACCTGCCTGCGGGCCCTGCGGGACGGGCGGGAGCTGGACGTGCCCGAGGACCACTGGAACACGCCCGTGCACGTGGACGACGTGTCGGCCTGGGTGGTGGCGCTGCTGGGAACCCGGCGCACCGGGGTGCTGCACCTCGGGGGGCCCGACCGGCTCAGCAGGCTGGAGTGGGCGCGGCGGATCGCCACCGCGCAGGGGTTGGACGCCGGGTTGTTGCGGCCGGTGCGGCGCGCGGACAGCGCGTACGCCTGCCGCCCCGAGAACGCCTGCCTGCACAGCGAGCGCGCGGCGCTGCTGCCCGAACTGGCCGGGTTGGCGCCGGAAGGGGTGGACGTGAGCGCGCGCCGACTGCCACGGGAGGGCTGA
- a CDS encoding aspartate aminotransferase family protein: protein MTARDAVRQGSQAAHDAAYYGLGDALLVRGEGVRVWDESGREYLDCVSGTFNLVLGHNHPEVVAAVKRQADELVFASSSFQTAPTNRVLELLAELAPDGLDRVNLRSAGGSTANEGAIKMAQWHTGKRDVVVPFRGHLGQTIATASYNGTSRMREPFPYHLPGAVRVPDAYCHRCFYGKTPDSCGLWCVDRIEDFLRYASSGSVAAMVVEPISGVGGNIVPPPGYLARLREFCTERGIVLVFDENQTGLGRTGSVFAADHFGVTPDVITVSKGLTGSGLPLAAIITTEELVGMPRSMHGFTYGGHTLSAAAAVVTLDVVRRPEFLAHVREVGSVLLERLRALEHPALDEVRGVGLMLGVELAEPDGSRSPRLATALQERLAARGVVTRVSEHGEGNVIELRPPLVLSVEDAHLVADRFGEALDGL, encoded by the coding sequence ATGACGGCGCGGGACGCGGTCAGGCAGGGCAGTCAGGCCGCGCACGACGCCGCCTACTACGGCCTCGGCGACGCGCTGCTGGTGCGCGGCGAGGGCGTGCGGGTGTGGGACGAGTCGGGGCGCGAGTACCTGGACTGCGTGTCCGGCACGTTCAACCTCGTGCTGGGGCACAACCACCCCGAGGTGGTGGCGGCGGTCAAGCGGCAGGCCGACGAGCTGGTGTTCGCCAGCTCCTCGTTCCAGACCGCGCCGACCAACCGGGTGCTGGAGCTGCTCGCGGAGCTGGCGCCGGACGGGCTGGACCGGGTCAACCTGCGCAGCGCGGGCGGGTCCACCGCCAACGAGGGCGCCATCAAGATGGCCCAGTGGCACACCGGCAAGCGCGACGTGGTGGTGCCGTTCCGGGGGCACCTCGGCCAGACCATCGCGACCGCCAGCTACAACGGGACCTCGCGGATGCGCGAGCCGTTCCCGTACCACCTGCCGGGCGCGGTGCGGGTGCCGGACGCCTACTGCCACCGGTGCTTCTACGGCAAGACGCCGGACTCGTGCGGGCTGTGGTGCGTGGACCGGATCGAGGACTTCCTGCGCTACGCCTCCTCCGGGAGCGTGGCGGCGATGGTGGTCGAGCCGATCAGCGGGGTGGGCGGCAACATCGTGCCGCCGCCGGGATACCTGGCGCGGCTGCGGGAGTTCTGCACCGAGCGCGGGATCGTGCTGGTGTTCGACGAGAACCAGACCGGGCTCGGGCGCACCGGCAGCGTGTTCGCCGCCGACCACTTCGGCGTCACCCCGGACGTGATCACCGTGTCGAAGGGGCTGACCGGCAGCGGGCTGCCGCTCGCGGCGATCATCACCACCGAGGAGCTGGTGGGGATGCCGCGCTCGATGCACGGGTTCACCTACGGCGGGCACACGCTGTCCGCCGCGGCGGCCGTCGTGACGCTGGACGTCGTGCGGCGGCCGGAGTTCCTGGCGCACGTGCGGGAGGTCGGGTCGGTGCTGCTGGAGCGGTTGCGGGCGCTGGAGCACCCGGCGCTGGACGAGGTGCGCGGGGTCGGGCTGATGCTCGGGGTGGAGCTGGCAGAGCCGGACGGGTCGCGCTCGCCGAGGCTGGCGACCGCGCTGCAGGAGCGGTTGGCCGCGCGCGGGGTGGTGACCAGGGTGTCCGAGCACGGCGAGGGCAACGTGATCGAGCTGCGGCCCCCGCTGGTGCTGAGCGTCGAGGACGCGCACCTGGTCGCGGACCGGTTCGGAGAGGCGTTGGACGGGCTGTGA
- a CDS encoding trehalose-6-phosphate synthase has translation MTQQHTDPTGAANPDPDPAQSTAPAPARSAAQDPARNPIPTPTTQAGARATPDASPAAPLRAEHLFLASKRAVVTYAPDEAGELRAWLAPGGTGNVVAEQAGYLDVSWIASADTDDDHRAVEQNPDGAVVELPSGRSIRLHQIRHDRQVFRAVQDLFTAELMWAGNNYGWDRWTTPTFDGSTREVWELFGRFTEDFADELLRRSEGVDSPVFLVHDYQLVRVPQHVRAARPDAPILLFVHIPWPSADYWRIMPKQVRVSVLEGMLASDVIGFFSARWVRNFLACVADLLPDAEVEGTSVRRRGRTTRVLAQPLGYSPETVRRRESALPPGIAEWAGDAKLVVHSGRTDPIKNGWRAVRAFTRAVQDNPELRGTRMLVRMNPNRLYVPANADYVRRVEEEVERANAELGADTVRTHCDNDVNHTFGCFERADLLVFNSTVDGQNLSVFEAPLVNRRDADVVLSELAGAAEILGPVCREVNPQDVAEQAEAIAAGLLAPREDRARAAQVRRDTARPWTLERWVDDQLASLGLR, from the coding sequence TTGACGCAGCAGCACACCGACCCTACCGGCGCAGCGAACCCGGACCCGGACCCGGCGCAGAGCACGGCCCCGGCCCCGGCCCGCAGCGCGGCGCAGGACCCGGCCCGGAACCCGATCCCCACCCCGACCACCCAGGCGGGCGCGCGGGCCACGCCCGACGCCTCCCCCGCCGCCCCCCTCCGCGCCGAGCACCTGTTCCTCGCCAGCAAGCGCGCCGTCGTCACCTACGCGCCCGACGAGGCCGGCGAGCTCCGCGCCTGGCTCGCCCCCGGTGGCACCGGGAACGTCGTCGCCGAGCAGGCCGGGTACCTCGACGTGTCCTGGATCGCCAGCGCCGACACCGACGACGACCACCGCGCGGTCGAGCAGAACCCGGACGGCGCGGTCGTCGAGCTGCCCTCCGGGCGGTCCATCCGGCTGCACCAGATCCGGCACGACCGCCAGGTGTTCCGGGCGGTGCAGGACCTGTTCACCGCCGAGCTCATGTGGGCGGGCAACAACTACGGCTGGGACCGGTGGACCACGCCCACGTTCGACGGGTCCACGCGCGAGGTGTGGGAGCTGTTCGGGCGCTTCACCGAGGACTTCGCCGACGAGCTGCTGCGCCGCTCCGAAGGCGTGGACTCGCCGGTGTTCCTGGTGCACGACTACCAGCTCGTGCGGGTGCCGCAGCACGTGCGGGCGGCGCGGCCGGACGCGCCGATCCTGCTGTTCGTGCACATCCCCTGGCCGTCCGCGGACTACTGGCGGATCATGCCCAAGCAGGTGCGGGTGAGCGTGCTGGAGGGGATGCTCGCCTCCGACGTCATCGGCTTCTTCAGCGCCCGCTGGGTGCGCAACTTCCTGGCCTGCGTAGCCGACCTGCTGCCGGACGCCGAGGTGGAGGGCACGTCCGTGCGCCGGCGCGGGCGCACCACGCGGGTGCTCGCCCAGCCGCTCGGGTACAGCCCGGAGACCGTGCGGCGCCGGGAGTCCGCGCTGCCGCCGGGGATCGCCGAGTGGGCCGGTGACGCGAAGCTCGTGGTGCACTCCGGGCGCACCGACCCGATCAAGAACGGCTGGCGGGCGGTGCGGGCGTTCACCCGCGCCGTGCAGGACAACCCGGAGCTGCGCGGGACGCGGATGCTGGTGCGGATGAACCCCAACCGGCTGTACGTGCCCGCCAACGCCGACTACGTGCGCCGGGTGGAGGAGGAGGTCGAGCGGGCCAACGCCGAGCTGGGCGCGGACACCGTGCGCACGCACTGCGACAACGACGTGAACCACACCTTCGGCTGCTTCGAGCGGGCCGACCTGCTGGTGTTCAACTCCACTGTGGACGGTCAGAACCTGAGCGTGTTCGAGGCCCCGCTGGTGAACCGGCGGGACGCGGACGTGGTGCTGTCGGAGCTGGCGGGCGCCGCGGAGATCCTCGGGCCGGTGTGCCGGGAGGTGAACCCGCAGGACGTCGCCGAGCAGGCCGAGGCGATCGCGGCCGGGCTGCTGGCCCCGCGCGAGGACCGGGCGCGGGCGGCGCAGGTGCGGCGGGACACCGCGCGGCCGTGGACGCTGGAGCGGTGGGTGGACGACCAGCTGGCCAGCCTGGGGCTGCGCTGA
- the aroB gene encoding 3-dehydroquinate synthase has translation MDSPAGYRIHDNIPLPGNLDQVDVHVTRDDDYRIHVLPDVDRAVDALLTELDGRRAVVITDDVVADLHEGRISAELAARGQLIGRTAIRAGEKSKSLTTAFELIDWLAEVDLARRDVVIALGGGVVVDTVGFVASAYMRGVPYLNMPTTLLAQVDAGIGGKVAVDHSEAKNLVGAFYQPKAVISCLEHLRTLDTRQIRSGLAEVVKKAVIASPELFDYIEANADDLLACASPAIDVLVHAAGAIKTKLVGRDPYEIDLRRPLNFGHTTGHAVETVTNYGPVLHGEAVAFGMVVAVDVARARGLVVPEVADRITALIRRLGLPVALEELGAVPRVDDVVAALLKIRQIRDGSLRFVLPVELGATVIAEDVTEDEVRAALVRLR, from the coding sequence ATGGACAGTCCCGCTGGTTACCGGATCCACGACAACATCCCCCTTCCCGGCAACCTCGACCAGGTCGACGTCCACGTCACCCGCGACGACGACTACCGCATCCACGTCCTCCCCGACGTGGACCGCGCGGTCGACGCGCTGCTGACCGAGCTGGACGGTCGCCGCGCCGTCGTCATCACCGACGACGTCGTCGCCGACCTGCACGAGGGCCGGATCAGCGCCGAGCTGGCGGCGCGCGGCCAGCTCATCGGCCGCACCGCGATCCGCGCCGGTGAGAAGTCCAAGTCCCTCACCACCGCGTTCGAGCTGATCGACTGGCTCGCCGAGGTGGACCTGGCCCGCCGCGACGTGGTCATCGCGCTCGGCGGCGGCGTCGTGGTCGACACCGTCGGCTTCGTCGCCAGCGCCTACATGCGCGGCGTCCCGTACCTCAACATGCCGACCACCCTGCTCGCCCAGGTCGACGCGGGCATCGGCGGCAAGGTCGCCGTGGACCACAGCGAGGCCAAGAACCTCGTCGGCGCCTTCTACCAGCCCAAGGCCGTCATCTCCTGCCTGGAGCACCTGCGCACCCTGGACACCAGGCAGATCCGCTCCGGGCTGGCCGAGGTGGTCAAGAAGGCCGTCATCGCCTCGCCCGAGCTGTTCGACTACATCGAGGCCAACGCCGACGACCTGCTGGCCTGCGCCTCGCCCGCCATCGACGTGCTCGTGCACGCGGCGGGCGCCATCAAGACCAAGCTCGTCGGCCGCGACCCGTACGAGATCGACCTGCGCCGACCGCTGAACTTCGGCCACACCACCGGCCACGCCGTCGAGACCGTCACGAACTACGGCCCGGTGCTGCACGGCGAGGCCGTCGCGTTCGGCATGGTCGTCGCGGTGGACGTGGCGCGGGCGCGCGGCCTGGTCGTGCCCGAGGTCGCCGACCGGATCACCGCCCTCATCCGCCGCCTCGGCCTGCCGGTCGCGCTGGAGGAGCTGGGCGCGGTGCCGAGGGTGGACGACGTGGTGGCGGCGCTGCTGAAGATCCGCCAGATCCGCGACGGCAGCCTGCGCTTCGTGCTGCCGGTCGAGCTGGGCGCCACGGTGATCGCCGAGGACGTCACCGAGGACGAGGTCCGCGCCGCGCTGGTGAGGCTGCGATGA
- a CDS encoding MFS transporter, which produces MDDAEFGLVLFGIPMGALAGMVLTAPLARALRQWTLPVVLVAFAVACALPGLASGALAFGAALAAVGATSGAIEVALNSTVAAHEARDGTRLFNRVHAATPLAMVLAAPAVGFARSQGVAPLPVLVVVSALVLVSAGLAVDRGGWSGASGSGSGASGSGSGSGAGSGRRLPAPGLLAFGLLAAVVLFLENAVEQWGALHLEQGMGTGPLLGSAAPACYMAGLAVGRMVAQWRGDRVSGRVLVMGGGVLAAIGIGVASLAAALELSPLLALAGFALAGVGMAPAVPTLMGLAGSSVDDERRPGAIATVTTVSYLGFLGSPPLVGLLAGGIGLTAALGVLACGGLVVAVASVVVREPGGGRGERVGGDGVGGGGSADVAR; this is translated from the coding sequence GTGGATGACGCGGAATTCGGGCTGGTCCTGTTCGGGATCCCGATGGGGGCGCTCGCCGGGATGGTGCTGACGGCGCCGCTGGCGCGGGCGTTGCGGCAGTGGACGCTGCCGGTGGTGCTGGTGGCCTTCGCGGTGGCCTGCGCGCTGCCGGGGTTGGCGTCGGGGGCGCTCGCGTTCGGGGCGGCGCTGGCGGCGGTGGGGGCGACGTCCGGGGCGATCGAGGTGGCGCTGAACAGCACCGTCGCGGCGCACGAGGCTCGGGACGGGACGCGGTTGTTCAACCGGGTGCACGCGGCGACGCCGTTGGCGATGGTGCTGGCGGCGCCCGCGGTGGGGTTCGCGCGGTCGCAGGGGGTTGCGCCGTTGCCGGTGCTGGTGGTGGTTTCGGCGCTGGTGCTGGTGAGTGCGGGGTTGGCGGTGGATCGGGGCGGGTGGTCCGGGGCTTCGGGGTCTGGGTCTGGGGCTTCGGGGTCTGGTTCGGGGTCTGGCGCCGGTTCGGGGCGGCGGTTGCCTGCACCGGGGTTGCTGGCGTTCGGGTTGCTGGCGGCGGTGGTGCTGTTCCTGGAGAACGCGGTCGAGCAGTGGGGGGCGCTGCACCTGGAGCAGGGCATGGGCACCGGTCCGCTGCTGGGGAGCGCGGCGCCTGCGTGCTACATGGCCGGGCTCGCGGTGGGGCGGATGGTGGCGCAGTGGCGCGGCGACCGGGTTTCCGGGCGGGTGCTGGTGATGGGCGGCGGGGTGCTCGCGGCGATCGGCATCGGGGTGGCGTCGCTGGCGGCGGCGCTGGAGCTGTCACCGCTGCTGGCGCTGGCCGGGTTCGCGCTGGCGGGGGTGGGGATGGCGCCCGCGGTGCCGACGCTGATGGGGCTGGCCGGGTCGTCGGTGGACGACGAGCGGCGGCCGGGGGCGATCGCGACGGTGACGACGGTGTCGTACTTGGGGTTCTTGGGGAGCCCGCCGCTGGTGGGGTTGTTGGCGGGCGGGATCGGGTTGACGGCGGCGTTGGGGGTGTTGGCCTGCGGGGGGTTGGTGGTCGCGGTGGCTTCGGTGGTGGTGCGGGAGCCGGGTGGGGGGCGTGGGGAGCGGGTTGGTGGGGATGGAGTTGGCGGTGGGGGGTCGGCGGACGTGGCCAGGTGA